A single region of the Rhizobium grahamii genome encodes:
- a CDS encoding chloride channel protein: MPASYRNSKLLRRSRVFWGSFSLWRPRLVFWCGALAIGVISVGFAKLADLAQKAFGTLTSSGEWAFLLPLALTPSIFMLSAYLAATLFPNSQGSGIPQAIAARHLREEEDRTRLLSLRIAFGKIVLTVLGLFSGASIGREGPTVQVGASIMLAVARFGGMAQARGLILAGSAAGIAAAFNTPLAGIVFAIEEMSRTYESRANGLVLTAVILAGLAALGLSGSYNYFGEASAAPTQLRDWGLVLVCGIGGGALGAAFSGFALHFGQRIRRWTQPQPLKRMLVLAGICGLAIAVIGILSGGTTFGTGYEQARGAVEGHALPLLFFVEKLAASFLSMISGIPGGIFAPSLAVGAGFGSAVGSLLGTSIALPAILGMAAYFSGVVQAPMTAFVIILEMTGDHQAVIPIMAVSMIGYVTSRILSREPLYHGLSRVFIAAAIRARRKLDIDPDEHHF; encoded by the coding sequence ATGCCCGCCTCCTATCGCAATTCCAAGCTGCTCCGCCGTTCCCGTGTTTTCTGGGGATCGTTTTCGCTCTGGCGGCCGCGGCTGGTGTTCTGGTGCGGCGCCCTGGCGATCGGGGTGATCAGCGTCGGTTTCGCCAAGCTCGCCGACCTGGCGCAGAAGGCGTTCGGCACCCTGACATCCTCGGGCGAATGGGCTTTCCTGCTGCCGCTCGCCCTGACCCCCTCGATCTTCATGCTGTCGGCCTATCTGGCGGCGACGCTGTTTCCGAATTCGCAGGGCAGCGGCATTCCGCAGGCGATCGCCGCCCGGCATCTGCGCGAGGAAGAGGACCGCACACGGCTCCTGTCGCTCCGGATCGCCTTCGGCAAGATCGTGCTGACGGTGCTCGGGCTGTTTTCCGGCGCCTCAATCGGCCGCGAAGGGCCGACGGTGCAGGTGGGTGCCTCGATCATGCTGGCGGTCGCCCGCTTTGGCGGCATGGCGCAGGCACGCGGGCTGATCCTCGCCGGGTCGGCTGCAGGCATCGCGGCGGCCTTCAACACGCCGCTCGCCGGTATCGTCTTCGCCATCGAGGAGATGAGCCGCACCTATGAGTCGCGGGCCAACGGGCTGGTGCTGACCGCGGTCATCCTCGCCGGTCTTGCGGCGCTGGGGCTTTCCGGCAGCTATAACTATTTCGGCGAAGCCTCTGCGGCGCCAACGCAATTGCGCGACTGGGGCCTCGTGCTGGTCTGCGGTATCGGCGGCGGCGCGCTCGGCGCAGCGTTTAGCGGCTTTGCCCTGCATTTCGGCCAGAGGATCCGCCGCTGGACGCAGCCGCAACCCCTGAAGCGCATGCTTGTACTCGCCGGGATCTGCGGGCTGGCGATTGCCGTGATCGGCATCCTCTCCGGCGGCACCACCTTCGGCACCGGTTACGAGCAGGCGCGCGGCGCAGTCGAGGGCCATGCGCTGCCGCTGCTGTTCTTCGTCGAGAAACTGGCCGCAAGCTTCCTGTCGATGATCTCAGGCATTCCGGGCGGCATCTTCGCGCCATCGCTCGCCGTCGGCGCCGGTTTCGGCAGCGCTGTCGGCTCGCTGCTCGGCACCAGCATCGCGCTCCCCGCCATCCTCGGCATGGCCGCCTATTTCTCCGGCGTCGTGCAGGCGCCGATGACCGCCTTCGTCATCATTCTGGAAATGACCGGCGACCACCAGGCCGTCATCCCGATCATGGCGGTCTCGATGATCGGCTACGTGACCTCGCGCATTCTCTCCCGCGAACCGCTCTATCATGGCCTGTCACGGGTGTTCATCGCCGCGGCCATCCGGGCGCGGCGCAAACTCGATATCGATCCCGATGAGCATCATTTCTGA
- the nhaA gene encoding Na+/H+ antiporter NhaA has product MSTPNSTGRIQSTLRRFLDNEASGGLVLMAAAALALAVANSPFAFAYFDALHLYIGPLSLLHWINDALMAVFFLLVGLEIKREMLDGQLSTWSRRILPGAAAAGGMIVPALIYVGFNLANPASLRGWAIPTATDIAFALGVLSLFGKRVPASLKIFLAALAIIDDLGAVLVIAIFYTSELNLAALGGAAIVLGILVAVNRAGVRKLSPYLLLGAVLWLLVFASGIHATLAGVMLAMVVPIKTTPGAPEARDDESPLHRLEHLLHKPVAFFVVPIFGFANAGVSLVGTSLATFADPHTLGVATGLFAGKLVGVLTVVGSLVKLGWAQLPARATWTQMTGVAVLCGIGFTMSLFIGLLAFDDPAIQDKVKIGILAGSALSGIVGSCVLMAGGRRVLAAE; this is encoded by the coding sequence ATGTCCACGCCAAACTCGACTGGCCGAATCCAATCCACCCTCCGACGGTTCCTCGACAATGAAGCTTCCGGAGGACTTGTTCTGATGGCAGCGGCCGCCCTGGCACTCGCCGTCGCCAACTCGCCTTTTGCTTTCGCCTATTTTGACGCGCTGCATCTCTACATCGGCCCGCTCAGCCTGCTGCACTGGATCAACGACGCCCTGATGGCCGTATTCTTCCTGCTTGTCGGACTTGAGATCAAGCGAGAGATGCTCGATGGGCAGCTATCGACATGGAGCCGCCGCATCCTTCCGGGAGCCGCCGCCGCCGGCGGCATGATCGTGCCAGCGCTTATCTATGTAGGTTTCAATCTCGCAAACCCAGCGAGCCTGCGCGGGTGGGCAATTCCAACGGCCACCGACATCGCCTTTGCACTCGGCGTGCTGTCATTGTTCGGAAAACGGGTTCCAGCCTCCCTCAAGATCTTCCTCGCCGCACTCGCCATCATCGACGATCTGGGCGCTGTCCTTGTCATTGCAATCTTCTACACGAGCGAGCTCAATCTCGCGGCGCTCGGCGGCGCGGCGATCGTCCTCGGCATTCTGGTCGCAGTGAACAGGGCAGGGGTCCGAAAGCTCTCGCCATACCTTTTGCTCGGAGCGGTCCTCTGGCTCTTGGTATTTGCATCCGGCATCCACGCAACGCTCGCGGGGGTAATGCTTGCGATGGTCGTTCCGATCAAAACGACGCCCGGTGCACCCGAGGCACGGGATGACGAGTCGCCGCTGCACCGCTTGGAACATCTGCTTCACAAGCCAGTCGCATTCTTTGTCGTCCCGATCTTCGGCTTTGCGAATGCGGGCGTTTCGTTGGTGGGCACGTCACTGGCGACCTTTGCCGACCCGCATACTCTCGGCGTCGCGACGGGGCTGTTCGCCGGAAAGCTGGTTGGCGTTCTTACCGTAGTCGGGAGCCTGGTGAAGCTCGGGTGGGCGCAGCTTCCCGCTCGGGCAACCTGGACGCAGATGACTGGCGTGGCTGTTCTCTGCGGCATTGGCTTTACTATGAGCCTGTTCATCGGTCTGCTTGCCTTCGACGATCCGGCCATTCAGGACAAGGTTAAGATCGGGATCCTCGCTGGTTCTGCGCTATCCGGCATCGTTGGATCATGTGTGCTTATGGCTGGTGGCAGACGGGTGTTAGCCGCCGAATGA
- a CDS encoding diguanylate cyclase: MSAHREREERLRELNERLSALASTDSLTGLTNRRAFDNALAKATGPGRRLSLLMIDVDRFKAYNDGYGHLEGDECLRQVAERLAEAFGLVYGAVAARYGGEEFTVLLPSVDLDEARSLALMTCNSVRALSIPHAFSEKGVVTVSVGIAATTGGSPREILRAADAGLYAAKAAGRGCVRAASEAEGQRQA; encoded by the coding sequence GTGAGCGCCCACCGTGAACGGGAGGAACGCCTCCGTGAACTGAATGAGAGGTTGTCGGCGCTGGCTTCGACTGACAGTCTCACGGGACTGACCAACCGTCGCGCTTTCGACAACGCGCTTGCTAAGGCTACTGGTCCCGGACGACGGTTATCGCTTCTGATGATCGACGTTGATCGTTTCAAGGCATATAACGATGGATATGGTCATCTTGAGGGCGACGAATGCTTGCGGCAGGTGGCTGAACGATTGGCGGAGGCATTCGGTCTGGTATATGGCGCCGTCGCCGCTCGGTACGGCGGCGAGGAGTTCACCGTATTGCTGCCGTCGGTCGACCTCGATGAAGCACGATCGCTCGCGCTGATGACGTGCAACAGCGTCCGTGCACTCTCCATCCCACACGCTTTCAGCGAAAAAGGTGTCGTCACCGTGAGCGTGGGGATCGCCGCCACTACCGGTGGATCACCGCGCGAAATTCTAAGAGCAGCCGACGCTGGACTTTATGCCGCCAAGGCTGCTGGTCGCGGTTGCGTGCGTGCGGCATCTGAAGCCGAAGGGCAACGACAGGCATAG